A stretch of DNA from Pseudoalteromonas ruthenica:
GCCCAAGGCCCTACTTGCTGTTTAACCCAGTCTTCTAAGAAGGGTTTGGCGGTTTTCCACAGATCTAGCTGAGGGTAAAGCTGTCGCCCTAGCCCTTCGACATAAAGCAGTGTTTTTTGCAGTAGTACGAGCTGTGGCTGCACTTCCATATTAAAACGTCGAGCGGTATTGAATAAATTAACCAATACATGACCAAACGAAATTTCCGCTAGCGGCTTGTTAAAAATGGGCTCGCAAACAGTGCGAATAGCAAATTCAAACTCTTCAATACTGGTATCGGCAGGGACCCAGCCGGAATCCACATGCAGCTCAGCAACCTTACGATAATCACGATTGAAAAAGGCGATAAAGTTTTCCGCTAAATAGCGTTTATCTTCTTTATTTAAGGTACCAACAATGCCACAGTCGATGCCGATATATTGCGGGTTGTGAGGGTTATCAAAGGAAACAAAAATATTGCCAGGGTGCATATCCGCATGGAAAAAGCTATCGCGGAATACTTGGGTAAAAAAGACCTCAACGCCACGTTCCGCCAATAGCTTCATATTGGTACCTTGTTTTAATAAGGCATCGGTGTCGGATACGGGAATGCCATATATACGTTCCATAACCAGCACATTGGTGCGGCTAGAGTCGCTATACACAAAGGGAATATAAAGTGATTCCGAGTCTTCAAAATTACGTCGTAGCTGAATCGCATTGGCGCCTTCGCGCATCAGGTCGAGTTCATCGAGAAGGGTTTTCTTATACTCCTTAACAACCTCCACCGGACGTAAACGGCGGCCTTCTTTAAGCAGTTTGGCGACAACTCGGGCGCATTGCTGCATCAGCGCTAAATCGGCATCTATTTGCTTTTTGATGTTAGGACGAATGACTTTAACGACCACATCTTGGTGGTCACCGTCGTTGTCAATGAGAGTGGCCGTATGCACCTGCGCAATTGATGCGGAAGCCAAGGGAGTCACATCAAA
This window harbors:
- the ubiB gene encoding ubiquinone biosynthesis regulatory protein kinase UbiB, with the translated sequence MSAARLYFITKTLLQYGIDELLPQQKLPWFAKLARRSIFWLRNRHKDKPAGVRLRLALQTLGPVWIKFGQMLSTRRDLLPPEIASELALLQDQVPPFAGDQAKAIIEQALEVNDISDVFSEFDVTPLASASIAQVHTATLIDNDGDHQDVVVKVIRPNIKKQIDADLALMQQCARVVAKLLKEGRRLRPVEVVKEYKKTLLDELDLMREGANAIQLRRNFEDSESLYIPFVYSDSSRTNVLVMERIYGIPVSDTDALLKQGTNMKLLAERGVEVFFTQVFRDSFFHADMHPGNIFVSFDNPHNPQYIGIDCGIVGTLNKEDKRYLAENFIAFFNRDYRKVAELHVDSGWVPADTSIEEFEFAIRTVCEPIFNKPLAEISFGHVLVNLFNTARRFNMEVQPQLVLLQKTLLYVEGLGRQLYPQLDLWKTAKPFLEDWVKQQVGPWAVAKQMYANLPFWAEKFPELPDLIYHNLRRQQHPPAPPATNHKAIILALAGCTGLIVACLVALAQHPVFSAVSAVAGFAALFAAWRKG